One Candidatus Sulfurimonas baltica DNA segment encodes these proteins:
- a CDS encoding FAD-dependent oxidoreductase, whose product MRSDVVIIGAGGAGLVSAIHAHESGAKVIVLTKEYPTRSQTCMAQGGINAALSNVGEDSVEAHIQNTLKSAHSIADESAVKFLCEEAIGAVEWLDSIGVPFSRTKDGKIAQRTLGGASAPRACYAQDYTGLKILHTLYDRCLSLGIEILDERYLLEFITNKSENKLSVCGVSVLNKRSGEVEIYESSSVIVATGGYSRIFHKHTTNSSSSTGDGIASALRAGARLSDMEFIQFHPTALKNSSILISESARGAGGYLLNSKLERFTNELAPRDEVARAIYDEMQKGEDVFLDIRHLGEKFIDEELPQERKLAKLYENIDPVSDLVPIKPVAHYTMGGIEVDSESMTNVMGLFAVGECANHKVHGANRLGGNSLLELIVFGKQAGNNAASYANNVKAYENLSLHVEAQSEILQNIRNATCRVSFYEKHKLIGDIFYKNVGIKRDKKELIFALDEVYKIKDELPLMGVDDKSKIYNSNLIEFLEFKNMLQLCEMVLICAIARDESRGAHFRVDAPNENDVMFKAHSIVDDNTRVSYEN is encoded by the coding sequence ATGAGAAGTGATGTAGTTATAATCGGTGCAGGCGGTGCAGGTTTAGTCTCAGCGATTCATGCTCATGAGAGTGGAGCCAAAGTTATAGTCTTAACAAAAGAGTATCCTACCAGAAGTCAGACATGCATGGCACAGGGCGGCATAAATGCAGCTTTGTCGAACGTAGGCGAAGATAGTGTTGAAGCACACATTCAAAATACACTGAAATCGGCTCATTCTATTGCAGACGAGAGTGCCGTAAAGTTTTTATGCGAAGAGGCAATAGGTGCCGTAGAGTGGTTAGACAGCATCGGTGTACCGTTTAGCAGAACAAAAGATGGCAAGATAGCACAAAGGACTCTAGGAGGGGCATCTGCACCGCGTGCATGTTATGCGCAAGACTATACAGGATTAAAAATCCTTCATACACTTTATGACAGATGTCTTTCTCTAGGTATTGAGATTTTAGATGAGAGATATCTTTTAGAGTTCATAACAAACAAAAGTGAAAACAAACTATCAGTTTGCGGCGTTAGTGTTTTAAATAAACGAAGCGGTGAAGTTGAGATATATGAGAGTTCAAGTGTAATAGTGGCAACCGGCGGATATAGCAGAATTTTTCATAAGCATACAACAAACTCATCAAGCTCAACAGGAGACGGAATAGCCTCAGCACTACGAGCGGGAGCTAGACTTAGCGATATGGAGTTTATACAGTTTCATCCGACAGCCCTTAAAAACTCATCCATACTTATATCCGAGAGTGCCAGAGGTGCAGGTGGTTATCTTTTGAACTCAAAACTAGAGAGATTTACAAATGAGTTGGCTCCACGCGATGAGGTAGCACGTGCAATTTATGATGAGATGCAAAAGGGTGAGGATGTTTTTTTGGATATTCGTCATCTTGGAGAAAAGTTTATAGATGAGGAGCTTCCTCAAGAGAGAAAACTTGCAAAGCTTTATGAGAACATTGATCCGGTAAGTGATTTAGTTCCAATAAAGCCGGTTGCCCACTACACAATGGGCGGAATAGAGGTAGACTCAGAATCAATGACAAACGTGATGGGTCTTTTTGCTGTTGGTGAGTGTGCTAACCATAAGGTTCATGGAGCGAATAGACTAGGTGGAAACTCACTTTTAGAGTTGATAGTCTTTGGAAAACAAGCCGGGAACAATGCGGCTAGTTATGCAAATAATGTGAAAGCATACGAGAATTTATCCTTACATGTAGAAGCTCAAAGCGAAATACTACAGAATATAAGAAACGCTACATGTAGAGTTAGTTTTTATGAAAAACATAAACTTATTGGAGATATTTTTTATAAAAATGTAGGGATCAAAAGAGATAAAAAAGAGTTGATTTTTGCCTTGGATGAAGTATATAAAATTAAAGATGAATTGCCGTTGATGGGAGTTGACGATAAATCAAAAATATACAACAGTAATTTAATAGAATTTTTGGAGTTCAAAAATATGCTTCAACTTTGTGAGATGGTGCTGATATGTGCAATTGCAAGAGACGAGAGCCGCGGTGCCCATTTCAGAGTAGATGCACCAAACGAGAATGATGTAATGTTTAAAGCTCACAGTATAGTAGATGATAACACAAGGGTTAGTTATGAAAATTAA
- a CDS encoding succinate dehydrogenase/fumarate reductase iron-sulfur subunit, giving the protein MKINIQREKLTEYEFDLEDATLLEALNEIKTKQDPSLVYASGCRSSVCGSCAMRVNGKEILACAYKVQDGDLVEPLNNVPVIRDLVVNMNKAYKFNFKAKAWQSSPAKKISITQEEEKINEVQSDCILCGSCYSACPVYAVNSEFLGPFSLTRVWRYVSDKREENTKDKIDTIQTNGVWDCTLCNECTIVCPQDISSKADIEKLRAKSAMAGYMDPSFGSFGGSFDGSPTF; this is encoded by the coding sequence ATGAAAATTAATATTCAAAGAGAGAAGCTTACTGAGTATGAGTTTGATTTAGAAGATGCAACTTTGCTTGAGGCTTTGAATGAGATTAAAACCAAACAAGACCCGTCGTTAGTATATGCCAGCGGCTGCAGAAGCAGTGTATGCGGAAGTTGCGCTATGAGAGTAAATGGAAAAGAAATCTTGGCATGTGCGTATAAAGTTCAAGATGGCGATTTAGTAGAGCCTCTTAACAATGTTCCTGTTATACGTGACCTAGTAGTAAATATGAACAAGGCATATAAGTTTAATTTTAAGGCGAAAGCTTGGCAGAGCTCACCTGCTAAAAAAATATCTATAACTCAAGAGGAGGAGAAGATAAATGAAGTACAGAGTGATTGTATTTTATGTGGTTCATGTTATAGCGCTTGTCCTGTTTATGCCGTAAACAGTGAGTTTTTAGGACCATTTTCTCTAACAAGAGTTTGGAGATATGTTAGCGACAAAAGAGAAGAAAACACTAAAGATAAAATAGACACTATTCAAACTAACGGTGTTTGGGACTGCACTTTGTGCAACGAGTGTACAATTGTCTGTCCGCAGGATATTTCAAGTAAGGCAGATATAGAGAAGCTTAGAGCAAAGAGTGCAATGGCGGGCTATATGGATCCAAGTTTTGGAAGTTTTGGCGGTTCGTTTGATGGAAGTCCAACTTTTTAG
- a CDS encoding YajQ family cyclic di-GMP-binding protein has translation MAKEYSFDISAKIDMQNFKNAINMVDKEVANRYDFKGTTYEVDYNEKAKTLVLIASSDNKLDALKDVVVAKFLKQGLSSKVLEEQKVEDSSGNNRKVTFKVVDYIESKEAKKIVAEIKKLKLKVNAQIEGDAIRVKGAKLDDLQKVIAEIRGQEWEAPLVFENMR, from the coding sequence ATGGCAAAAGAATATTCGTTTGATATAAGTGCAAAGATAGATATGCAAAATTTTAAGAATGCTATAAATATGGTAGATAAAGAGGTTGCAAATCGTTATGATTTTAAGGGGACTACTTATGAGGTCGACTACAATGAAAAAGCTAAGACTTTAGTTTTGATAGCATCTAGTGATAATAAGCTTGATGCTCTAAAAGATGTTGTAGTAGCAAAATTTTTAAAACAAGGGCTAAGCTCTAAAGTTTTGGAAGAACAAAAAGTAGAAGACTCTAGCGGTAACAACAGAAAAGTTACTTTTAAAGTTGTTGATTATATTGAGTCCAAAGAGGCTAAAAAAATAGTAGCAGAGATAAAAAAACTCAAACTCAAAGTTAATGCTCAGATAGAGGGTGATGCTATACGTGTAAAGGGTGCAAAACTAGATGACTTACAAAAAGTTATAGCAGAGATTCGTGGACAAGAGTGGGAAGCTCCTCTTGTTTTTGAAAACATGAGATAA
- a CDS encoding DNA-binding protein, with the protein MSKLTIADAAEILGVSKEAIHNRIRRGSLQSEVENGVKLVVLDGDANAKTPQKRAINIKASPVVDDRYYKLLEEQNAKLQQKIETLEGETKSLRDQKEQMLIAERKKIEQIYKDKDEQLKNILNAISSKFMLSAPDEVIEEMVDAEIDEPEQVSRLISLGKYLKSKDFSKKKTSKIKEKFKKQAEIDSRIITIGKKYYVDLDKYDYSDLSL; encoded by the coding sequence ATGTCAAAGTTAACTATTGCAGATGCTGCTGAGATACTCGGTGTCTCAAAAGAGGCTATTCACAACCGCATAAGAAGAGGTTCCCTTCAGAGTGAAGTTGAAAACGGGGTAAAGCTAGTTGTACTTGACGGTGATGCAAATGCTAAAACACCACAAAAAAGAGCAATTAATATAAAGGCATCACCTGTAGTAGATGACAGGTATTATAAACTTTTAGAAGAACAAAATGCAAAGCTCCAGCAAAAAATAGAGACCCTTGAGGGCGAAACAAAAAGCTTGAGAGATCAAAAAGAGCAGATGCTAATCGCTGAGAGAAAAAAAATCGAGCAGATTTACAAAGATAAAGATGAACAGCTTAAAAATATACTAAATGCAATATCGTCTAAGTTTATGTTAAGTGCACCGGATGAAGTAATAGAAGAGATGGTTGATGCTGAAATAGATGAGCCTGAGCAGGTTAGCAGGCTTATCTCTCTTGGTAAATATTTAAAAAGTAAAGATTTTTCAAAGAAAAAAACTTCAAAAATTAAAGAGAAGTTCAAAAAACAAGCAGAGATTGATTCGAGAATTATTACTATAGGAAAAAAGTACTATGTTGATTTGGATAAGTATGACTATAGCGATTTATCGCTATAA
- a CDS encoding DUF1538 domain-containing protein, translating into MLNIGSFLKLLKESFRDLLPIIMVIIFFQLAIIQSVPENWLSTAIGLAIVGVGLAVFLLGLEVGIFPVGEGLASDFAHKGSTMWIVIFAFMIGFGTTVAEPALLVIADKAAGISSGRIDAFVLRMVVAFSVGFAIVLGVWRIIKGHPIHYYIIAGYIMVVAATAFAPEEIVGLAYDLGGVTTSTVTVPLVAALGIGLASTIKGRNPVLDGFGLIAFASLTPMIFVQFYGIYVYEFVEASKIVAPVVMHTAETAAAFNFNLVTLLRGILSVAMDVIPILAVILFFQYVIIKKHIDNLKEVIIGFGLVIIGLDAFIIGLEMGLFSLGETMALQLTQNDSTVIIYAFSFAIGFSTTMAEPSLTAIAKKAKEISDGKINDFVLRLFVALGVAMGIALGAFRIVNGGEIVYYIMAGYMFVIVLTFMAPKYIVPIAYDSGGVTTSTVTVPLVAALGLGLATNIDGRDPLIDGFGLIAFASLFPMLTVMAYGIITEKMGVKGQHELEEIHLDELQHALEHAEDMGLSTVSVYGTDKRHSYKIQFSAVHVVVPKNLEEKALLAAKDAGARGVTIMSAHGMGLDEMANFYNRLHSEETDSNLMFITPTKNVGQIIKKVMDDLDITGGGEGIAYSYPITHLKGLTLKIGDL; encoded by the coding sequence ATGCTGAACATAGGTTCATTTTTAAAGCTTTTAAAAGAATCGTTTAGAGATTTATTGCCAATAATAATGGTTATTATATTTTTTCAACTAGCAATAATTCAGAGTGTGCCGGAAAACTGGCTTAGCACAGCAATCGGTTTGGCTATTGTAGGTGTTGGTCTAGCTGTTTTTCTTTTAGGACTTGAGGTTGGTATTTTTCCTGTTGGGGAGGGGCTAGCAAGCGATTTTGCACATAAAGGTTCTACAATGTGGATAGTAATATTCGCATTTATGATTGGTTTTGGTACTACGGTAGCGGAGCCCGCTCTTCTAGTTATCGCCGATAAAGCAGCCGGTATAAGCAGTGGAAGAATTGACGCTTTTGTTCTTAGAATGGTTGTTGCTTTTTCTGTTGGCTTTGCTATCGTGCTTGGTGTGTGGAGAATTATTAAAGGTCACCCTATTCACTACTACATAATAGCTGGTTATATTATGGTTGTTGCTGCTACTGCGTTTGCACCTGAAGAGATAGTTGGTCTTGCTTATGACTTGGGTGGAGTTACAACTTCAACAGTAACAGTCCCGCTTGTTGCAGCACTGGGAATTGGTCTTGCTTCTACTATTAAGGGTCGAAATCCTGTTTTAGATGGCTTTGGTCTTATAGCTTTTGCCTCTCTTACTCCTATGATATTTGTTCAGTTTTATGGGATATACGTATATGAGTTCGTGGAAGCTTCTAAGATAGTTGCTCCAGTTGTAATGCATACCGCAGAAACTGCTGCCGCATTTAATTTTAACCTAGTAACACTACTAAGAGGCATCCTAAGTGTTGCTATGGATGTTATACCTATCTTAGCAGTTATCCTCTTTTTTCAATATGTGATAATCAAAAAGCATATTGATAACCTAAAAGAGGTTATTATTGGTTTTGGACTTGTTATCATTGGTCTTGATGCATTTATTATCGGTTTAGAGATGGGTCTTTTCTCTCTTGGTGAGACAATGGCTCTGCAACTCACTCAAAATGACAGTACGGTTATTATCTACGCCTTCTCTTTTGCAATTGGGTTTTCAACAACTATGGCCGAGCCTTCTTTAACTGCTATTGCCAAAAAAGCCAAAGAGATTAGCGATGGAAAAATTAATGATTTTGTCCTTCGTCTTTTTGTTGCGCTTGGAGTTGCTATGGGTATTGCACTTGGAGCTTTTCGTATTGTAAACGGAGGTGAAATTGTTTACTATATCATGGCTGGATATATGTTTGTTATAGTTCTAACATTTATGGCTCCTAAATACATAGTTCCTATTGCTTATGACAGTGGTGGAGTTACAACTTCTACAGTAACCGTTCCTCTAGTTGCTGCACTTGGACTTGGACTTGCTACAAACATAGATGGTCGCGATCCTCTTATTGATGGTTTTGGGCTTATAGCATTTGCATCACTATTTCCTATGCTAACAGTAATGGCATATGGTATTATTACCGAGAAAATGGGAGTCAAAGGTCAGCATGAGCTTGAAGAGATTCACCTTGATGAACTTCAGCATGCCCTAGAACATGCTGAAGATATGGGGCTCTCAACTGTCAGCGTATATGGAACAGATAAAAGACACTCATACAAAATTCAATTCTCTGCTGTACATGTAGTAGTTCCTAAAAACTTAGAGGAGAAAGCTTTACTCGCTGCCAAAGATGCAGGAGCTAGAGGTGTAACAATTATGAGTGCTCACGGTATGGGACTCGATGAAATGGCCAATTTTTATAATAGACTTCACAGTGAAGAGACCGATTCAAACTTAATGTTTATCACACCAACAAAAAATGTTGGTCAAATCATTAAAAAAGTCATGGATGATTTGGATATTACAGGTGGAGGAGAAGGGATAGCCTACTCATACCCAATAACTCACTTAAAAGGTTTAACACTTAAGATAGGTGATTTATAG